A single genomic interval of Nonomuraea rubra harbors:
- a CDS encoding DMT family transporter, with amino-acid sequence MGGSGGTGLAFLGVVAFSGSIPATVYAIQGFDPWLVAVGRATIAGAIAMLCLKAARHPLLPPRSEWPTYALIVLGVVIGFPVFSSLALALGASAAHSAVIVGLLPAATAVCAVLRASERPRPLFWAACTAGAAAITTFTLIQHQGKPSWPDLLLLGALLSAAIGYTEGGRLARHTPGWRVISHALVLSLPLTVPITAFLALTTPITLTGEAVAGFTYVSVISMFVGFIPWYAGLARGGIARAGQTQLTQPLLTLTWAWVLMGERFGPSTVVAALAVLVCVAITQRART; translated from the coding sequence ATGGGCGGCAGCGGCGGGACAGGCCTGGCCTTCCTCGGCGTGGTGGCGTTCTCCGGCTCCATCCCCGCCACCGTCTACGCCATCCAAGGCTTCGACCCGTGGCTGGTAGCGGTGGGCCGGGCCACCATCGCAGGCGCCATCGCGATGCTCTGCCTGAAAGCCGCCAGACACCCCCTCCTCCCACCCCGATCGGAATGGCCCACCTACGCCCTGATCGTCCTGGGCGTGGTCATCGGCTTCCCCGTCTTCAGCAGCCTCGCCCTGGCCCTGGGCGCCAGCGCCGCCCACTCCGCAGTGATCGTCGGCCTCCTCCCGGCCGCCACGGCCGTCTGCGCCGTCCTGCGAGCCTCGGAGCGCCCCCGCCCCCTCTTCTGGGCAGCCTGTACGGCAGGCGCCGCCGCCATCACCACCTTCACCCTCATCCAGCACCAGGGCAAACCCTCCTGGCCCGACCTGCTCCTCCTCGGCGCCCTCCTCTCGGCGGCGATCGGCTACACGGAGGGCGGCCGCCTCGCCAGGCACACCCCGGGCTGGCGGGTCATCTCCCACGCCCTCGTCCTCTCCCTCCCCCTAACGGTCCCCATCACGGCGTTCCTCGCCCTCACCACCCCGATCACCCTCACCGGCGAGGCCGTCGCGGGCTTCACGTACGTGTCGGTGATCTCCATGTTCGTCGGCTTCATCCCCTGGTACGCAGGCCTCGCAAGGGGAGGAATCGCCCGAGCCGGCCAGACCCAGCTCACCCAGCCCCTCCTGACCCTCACCTGGGCCTGGGTGCTGATGGGCGAGCGATTCGGGCCGTCGACCGTGGTGGCGGCGCTGGCCGTACTGGTGTGCGTGGCCATCACCCAGCGCGCCCGTACTTGA
- a CDS encoding PLP-dependent aminotransferase family protein has protein sequence MTNDSSIAQIAAILREEADRLGPGARLPSSRELMRRHNVSPVTISRAIGQLTAEGRVITKPGSGAFVTQRSAFTQDAPDLSWQTVALGDRVVDEAPVSALLAPAPEGVVPLTGGYLRPGLRPDKQLAAAAARAVRRPDAWAMPPLTGLRELRRWFATQAGSDVTEADALIVSGGQAALTHAFRALAAPGTPILVETPTYPGALAAAKAAGLRATAVPMDREGVRPELLAEAFAVTGARVFCCQPTLHNPTGATLPPERREQVLEVARAAGAFVVEDDFARYLTPQPPPSLASMDRHGTVVHIVSLTKILSPSMRVAAVIARGPAAHRLRAGQLVESFFVARPLQETALEFVGSPAWRRHLAAVHAEIATRRDALAAALAELMPDAEPHLLPAGGMHLWVRLPAGVDEAALVETARRNGVLVSPGRLYYASEPPGPRIRLTHMAAAHLAELREGVRRLAEALAIIGQ, from the coding sequence ATGACCAACGATAGCAGTATCGCCCAGATAGCCGCGATACTGCGCGAAGAGGCCGACCGCCTCGGCCCAGGCGCCCGCCTCCCCTCCAGCCGCGAGCTCATGCGCCGCCACAACGTCAGCCCCGTCACCATCTCCAGAGCCATCGGCCAGCTCACGGCAGAAGGCAGGGTGATCACGAAGCCGGGCAGCGGCGCGTTCGTGACCCAACGGTCGGCCTTCACCCAGGACGCCCCGGACCTGTCCTGGCAGACCGTGGCCCTGGGCGATCGGGTGGTGGACGAAGCTCCCGTCTCGGCGCTGCTGGCCCCAGCCCCCGAGGGTGTGGTGCCGCTGACCGGCGGGTACCTGCGGCCGGGCCTTCGCCCGGACAAGCAGCTGGCGGCCGCCGCGGCGCGGGCCGTACGGAGGCCGGACGCGTGGGCCATGCCGCCGCTGACGGGACTGCGCGAGCTGCGGCGGTGGTTCGCGACGCAGGCGGGCAGCGACGTGACGGAGGCCGACGCGCTGATCGTGAGCGGCGGCCAGGCGGCGCTCACGCACGCGTTCAGGGCGCTGGCGGCCCCGGGGACGCCCATCCTGGTCGAGACGCCCACCTACCCGGGCGCGCTGGCGGCGGCCAAGGCGGCCGGGCTGCGGGCCACGGCCGTGCCCATGGACCGCGAAGGCGTACGTCCCGAGCTGCTGGCGGAGGCGTTCGCGGTCACCGGGGCGCGGGTGTTCTGCTGCCAGCCCACCCTGCACAACCCCACGGGCGCCACCCTGCCGCCTGAGCGCAGGGAGCAGGTGCTGGAGGTGGCCAGGGCGGCGGGGGCGTTCGTGGTGGAGGATGATTTCGCCAGGTACCTGACGCCGCAGCCGCCTCCGTCGCTGGCCTCGATGGACCGGCACGGCACCGTGGTGCACATCGTCTCGCTCACGAAGATCCTTTCGCCGAGCATGCGGGTGGCGGCCGTGATCGCCAGAGGGCCGGCCGCGCACCGGCTGCGGGCGGGCCAGCTCGTGGAGTCGTTCTTCGTGGCGCGGCCACTGCAGGAGACGGCGCTGGAGTTCGTGGGCTCGCCGGCGTGGCGGCGGCATCTGGCGGCGGTGCACGCCGAGATCGCGACCCGCCGCGACGCGCTGGCGGCGGCCCTGGCCGAGCTCATGCCGGACGCCGAGCCGCACCTCCTGCCCGCCGGCGGGATGCACCTGTGGGTACGGCTGCCCGCCGGCGTGGACGAGGCCGCCCTGGTGGAGACCGCCCGGCGGAACGGGGTGCTGGTCAGCCCCGGCCGGCTGTACTACGCGTCGGAGCCGCCCGGGCCGCGGATCAGGCTCACGCACATGGCCGCCGCCCATCTGGCGGAGCTCCGGGAGGGAGTGCGCAGGCTCGCCGAGGCACTGGCGATCATCGGCCAGTAG
- a CDS encoding CGNR zinc finger domain-containing protein, whose translation MPYPAELVRDFVNTFDVETQADELSSPAELTVWLRERDLAGPRDRAGDDDLQTAHALREGLRAALRREHADLPDLPDLPLRVEVRGGRPELVPAEDGVRGGLARIAAAALGASWDRLKVCAEGTCQWAFIDLSKNRSRSWCSMRVCGNRTKTRAYRARKRGSRPLQGSNTDTV comes from the coding sequence ATGCCGTACCCCGCGGAGCTCGTACGAGACTTCGTGAACACGTTCGATGTAGAAACCCAGGCGGACGAGCTGTCCTCCCCCGCCGAGCTGACGGTGTGGCTGCGCGAGCGCGACCTCGCCGGTCCTCGCGACCGCGCCGGCGACGACGACCTTCAGACCGCGCACGCGCTGCGCGAGGGCCTGCGGGCCGCGCTCAGACGCGAGCACGCGGACCTGCCGGATCTGCCGGACCTGCCGCTGCGGGTCGAGGTACGTGGCGGCAGGCCCGAGCTGGTCCCCGCCGAGGACGGCGTGCGCGGCGGCCTGGCGCGCATCGCGGCGGCGGCGCTGGGCGCGTCGTGGGACCGGCTCAAGGTGTGCGCGGAGGGAACCTGTCAGTGGGCGTTCATCGACCTGTCGAAGAACCGTTCCCGCTCGTGGTGTTCCATGCGTGTATGCGGTAACCGCACCAAGACGCGGGCTTACCGGGCGAGGAAGCGGGGTTCGCGTCCTCTACAAGGCTCAAACACCGATACGGTGTAA
- a CDS encoding GNAT family N-acetyltransferase has translation MTGAAAEKMWLRQWDEAIVAPPSPMHRVLVAVETILDTEGFPALGAGGSAALVTPRGGERVVGLVSHAPAEDPDLDPGRVAEMLTLLVDPDFVRRGHGSRLLNATVDYMREDGFRQIVTWVFAENYAMLGFLESAGWGEDMAERVLDMGRPVRMIRLTTDIS, from the coding sequence ATGACTGGCGCGGCGGCCGAGAAGATGTGGCTGCGCCAGTGGGACGAGGCGATCGTCGCCCCGCCCAGCCCCATGCACCGGGTGCTGGTGGCGGTGGAGACCATCCTCGACACCGAGGGTTTTCCGGCTCTCGGCGCGGGCGGCAGCGCCGCCCTGGTCACACCCCGCGGCGGGGAGCGCGTGGTCGGGCTCGTCTCCCACGCTCCCGCCGAGGACCCCGATCTCGACCCCGGCCGGGTGGCCGAGATGCTGACGCTGCTGGTCGACCCCGACTTCGTCCGCCGGGGCCACGGGAGCCGCCTGCTCAACGCCACCGTCGACTACATGCGTGAGGACGGCTTCCGCCAGATCGTCACCTGGGTGTTCGCGGAGAACTACGCGATGCTCGGTTTCCTGGAGTCGGCGGGCTGGGGCGAGGACATGGCCGAGCGCGTCCTCGACATGGGCCGGCCGGTCCGGATGATCAGGCTCACGACCGACATCAGCTAG
- a CDS encoding 1,4-dihydroxy-2-naphthoate polyprenyltransferase, translating into MATPAQWIAGARPRTLPNAVVPVMVGTGVAIGEGGFVWWRAVLALLVALSLQIGVNYANDYSDGIRGTDDQRVGPMRLVGSRVATPREVLTAALACFALAAVLGLVLVLVTRAWWVLLVGAAAIAAAWFYTGGKRPYGYRGLGEVAVFVFFGIVPVVGTAYVQTEQLSWAALLASIPVGLLSCSMLVVNNLRDVGTDGQAGKRTLAVLLGAERTRTLYVACQVVPFAVALAMVPITPWAALVLLAAPLAIAPIRAVLGKAVGPALIAVLQQTGKLQLAYGTLFAVGLAIIF; encoded by the coding sequence ATGGCAACTCCCGCCCAGTGGATCGCCGGAGCCCGCCCGCGCACGCTGCCCAACGCCGTCGTGCCCGTCATGGTGGGCACCGGCGTGGCGATCGGCGAAGGCGGCTTCGTGTGGTGGCGGGCGGTCCTGGCGCTGCTCGTGGCACTGTCGCTGCAGATCGGCGTCAACTACGCCAACGACTACAGCGACGGCATCCGCGGCACCGACGACCAGCGGGTCGGCCCGATGCGGCTGGTGGGCTCGCGCGTGGCCACGCCGCGCGAGGTGCTGACGGCGGCGCTGGCCTGCTTCGCGCTCGCCGCGGTGCTCGGCCTGGTCCTGGTGCTGGTCACGCGGGCGTGGTGGGTGCTGCTGGTCGGCGCGGCGGCGATCGCGGCCGCCTGGTTCTACACCGGCGGCAAGCGCCCGTACGGTTACCGCGGCCTGGGCGAGGTCGCCGTGTTCGTCTTCTTCGGGATCGTCCCCGTGGTCGGCACGGCGTACGTCCAGACGGAGCAGCTGAGCTGGGCGGCGCTGCTCGCCTCGATCCCGGTGGGGCTGCTGTCGTGCTCGATGCTGGTGGTCAACAACCTGCGCGACGTCGGCACGGACGGGCAGGCGGGCAAGCGCACGCTGGCGGTGCTGCTGGGGGCCGAGCGCACTCGTACGCTGTACGTGGCCTGCCAGGTGGTGCCGTTCGCGGTGGCGCTGGCGATGGTGCCGATCACGCCGTGGGCGGCGCTGGTGCTGCTGGCCGCGCCGCTGGCGATCGCCCCCATCAGGGCGGTGCTGGGCAAGGCCGTGGGCCCGGCGCTGATCGCGGTGCTGCAGCAGACGGGCAAGCTGCAGCTGGCCTACGGCACGCTCTTCGCGGTGGGTCTCGCGATCATCTTCTGA
- a CDS encoding adenosine deaminase → MKDFIAGLPKCELHLHIEGTLEPELKFELAARNGLELPYASVAEMRAAYTFDSLSSFLTIYYEGMKVLRTEPDFYDLATAYLTKAAEQNVRYAEIFFDPQAHTSRGVPFDVVIRGLRRALMDAHARLGVRAQLIMCFLRDFQAEYAMATLLESLPYKEWIAGVGLDSDEKGNPPRKFAAVYERARQEGYLLTMHCDVDQDDAVEHIRQAVEEIGVDRIDHGVNILEDQRLVELVLARGTGLTCCPISNGFVTESMKAEGIRKLMDLGVRVTINSDDPAYFDGYVQENLIALQEALQLGREELAQLQRNAFEITWLPRPLKDAYLAEIDAYIS, encoded by the coding sequence GTGAAGGATTTCATCGCCGGTCTGCCCAAGTGCGAGCTGCACCTGCACATCGAGGGCACGCTGGAGCCCGAGCTCAAGTTCGAGCTGGCCGCGCGCAACGGCCTGGAGCTGCCGTACGCGAGCGTGGCGGAGATGCGGGCCGCCTACACCTTCGACAGCCTGTCCTCGTTCCTCACGATCTACTACGAGGGCATGAAGGTGCTGCGCACCGAGCCCGACTTCTACGACCTCGCCACGGCCTACCTGACCAAGGCCGCCGAGCAGAACGTGCGCTACGCGGAGATCTTCTTCGACCCGCAGGCGCACACCTCGCGCGGGGTGCCGTTCGACGTGGTGATCAGGGGGCTGCGGCGGGCGCTGATGGACGCGCACGCGCGGCTCGGGGTGCGGGCCCAGCTCATCATGTGCTTCCTGCGCGACTTCCAGGCCGAGTACGCGATGGCGACGCTGCTGGAGTCGCTGCCGTACAAGGAGTGGATCGCCGGCGTCGGGCTCGACTCCGACGAGAAGGGCAACCCGCCGCGCAAGTTCGCGGCCGTCTACGAGCGGGCCAGGCAGGAGGGTTACCTGCTGACCATGCACTGCGACGTCGACCAGGACGACGCGGTCGAGCACATCCGGCAGGCCGTCGAGGAGATCGGCGTCGACCGGATCGACCACGGCGTCAACATCCTGGAGGACCAGCGGCTGGTCGAGCTGGTGCTGGCCCGCGGCACGGGGCTGACCTGCTGCCCGATCTCCAACGGCTTCGTCACCGAGTCGATGAAGGCCGAGGGCATCCGCAAGCTGATGGACCTGGGCGTGCGGGTGACGATCAACTCCGACGACCCGGCCTACTTCGACGGCTACGTGCAGGAGAACCTCATCGCCCTGCAGGAGGCGCTGCAGCTCGGTCGCGAGGAGCTGGCTCAGCTCCAGCGCAACGCCTTCGAGATCACCTGGCTGCCCAGGCCCCTCAAGGATGCCTATCTGGCCGAGATCGACGCCTACATCTCGTGA
- a CDS encoding GAF and ANTAR domain-containing protein, with protein MPTDIEEFERALTDCVTIAGQAMPDCAMVSIALCGDDDLHTAACSHSRAELLDGLQQATGQGPVLDAIDSGKSVTVSDLAADSRWPRFTAGAPEVRGVHCEPLAYEDVLLGVLTVYTGRSAGLPDEAWVALRVTAAHVPVLFRTALDVARMREVAAQLKEALNTRAIIDQALGIVMAQRRCTAREAFEILRQVSQDRNVKLHQLAASIVEKVSGRPPQRSRFEEPPQRISSRRP; from the coding sequence ATGCCGACGGACATCGAAGAGTTCGAACGGGCGCTCACTGACTGTGTCACCATCGCCGGGCAGGCGATGCCCGACTGCGCGATGGTCAGCATCGCCCTGTGCGGGGATGACGACCTCCACACCGCCGCCTGCTCGCATTCGCGGGCCGAGCTGCTCGACGGGCTGCAGCAGGCCACCGGGCAGGGGCCGGTGCTCGACGCGATCGACAGCGGGAAGTCGGTGACGGTCTCCGATCTGGCCGCCGACTCGCGGTGGCCGCGGTTCACGGCGGGGGCTCCCGAGGTCCGCGGGGTGCACTGCGAGCCGCTGGCGTACGAGGACGTGCTGCTCGGCGTGCTCACCGTCTACACCGGCCGGAGCGCGGGGCTGCCCGACGAGGCGTGGGTGGCCTTACGCGTCACGGCCGCGCACGTTCCCGTGCTGTTCCGTACGGCGCTGGACGTGGCCCGCATGCGGGAGGTCGCGGCGCAGCTCAAGGAGGCGCTCAACACCCGCGCGATCATCGATCAGGCGCTCGGCATCGTCATGGCGCAGCGGCGGTGCACGGCGCGGGAGGCGTTCGAGATACTCCGGCAGGTCTCCCAGGACAGGAACGTCAAGCTGCACCAGCTCGCGGCCTCGATCGTGGAGAAGGTGAGCGGCCGGCCACCCCAGCGCTCCCGCTTCGAGGAACCGCCGCAGCGCATCTCCAGCCGCAGGCCATAA
- a CDS encoding XRE family transcriptional regulator, whose product MRHEKSPVLPVTPGPGAGVRGAIAGNLRRTRLARGHSVRELAELTGVSKALISQIERGVANPTIEVLTRLAGALELTFAELTRIHLLEPEVIRRGEGATEMAGDTTVRSLFAAADRRRFELAEGDLPPMTRSAKSAHGRGSIEHAYVVAGQVSVETEAWAVRLGEGDAVRFAAELDHVYVTGEAGCRVLTLISFSED is encoded by the coding sequence GTGCGGCACGAGAAGAGCCCCGTCCTGCCGGTGACCCCGGGGCCGGGCGCGGGGGTCAGGGGGGCGATCGCCGGGAACCTGCGGCGTACGCGGCTGGCGCGCGGCCACAGCGTGCGGGAGCTGGCCGAGCTGACGGGGGTGAGCAAGGCGCTCATCTCGCAGATCGAGCGCGGCGTGGCCAACCCGACGATCGAGGTGCTGACCAGGCTGGCGGGCGCGCTGGAGCTCACGTTCGCCGAGCTGACCAGGATCCACCTGCTGGAGCCCGAGGTGATCAGGCGGGGCGAGGGGGCCACCGAGATGGCCGGTGACACGACGGTGCGCAGCCTGTTCGCGGCGGCCGACCGGCGGCGGTTCGAGCTGGCCGAGGGCGATCTGCCGCCGATGACGCGCAGCGCCAAGAGCGCGCACGGGCGGGGCTCGATCGAGCACGCGTACGTCGTCGCGGGCCAGGTGAGCGTGGAGACCGAGGCGTGGGCGGTGCGGCTGGGCGAGGGCGACGCGGTGCGGTTCGCGGCCGAGCTGGACCACGTCTACGTCACCGGCGAGGCGGGCTGCCGGGTGCTGACGCTGATCTCCTTCTCCGAGGACTAG
- a CDS encoding ABC transporter ATP-binding protein, whose protein sequence is MLSANGLTVRQPATGRTLLSGVSFEAAPGESVAIVGESGSGKSLTVRALLGLLPSGLESSGEVRIGGHRVDGDPRTLRRLRGGTVSLLMQDPFTLLNPLRKAGRQIADGLPPGAGREAEVTRLLAEVGLGAEVAGRYPFQLSGGMRQRVGLAAALAAGPRILVADEPTTALDATTQRDVLALIRRVQRARDMTFLLITHDLRVAFSMCDRVVVMYAGRVVEVGTAAELRAEPRHPYTRALLAAEPPADRRLAVLPSVPGSVPAHDAVAGRCGFADRCAYAEAQCRAGTPELRGGGRLSACVRAGELPAAPPAPPAVTAPVRASAAPVLDVRDLRKTYRGATGPALAGVGLTVAPGEIVAVVGESGSGKTTLARCVTGLERPDSGTILLGGEDCSDYTRMSRQAVRRARRTVQMIFQDPYSTLNPARTVRATLKEALEADGRPPDVAGLLELVGLDPALAAMRPAGLSGGERQRVAIARAVAGEPRLLVCDEPVSALDVSVQAQVLTLLAGLRERLSMGLLFITHDLAVVRQLADRLYVLRAGECVESGEVARVLDDPSHAYTRELLASVPDGSRAWP, encoded by the coding sequence ATGCTGAGCGCGAACGGCCTGACCGTACGGCAGCCCGCCACCGGGCGCACCCTGCTGTCCGGCGTGTCCTTCGAGGCCGCGCCGGGGGAGTCGGTGGCCATCGTGGGCGAGTCGGGCTCCGGCAAGTCGCTGACCGTCCGGGCGCTGCTCGGGCTGCTGCCGTCCGGGCTGGAGTCGTCCGGCGAGGTGCGCATCGGCGGGCACCGCGTGGACGGCGACCCCCGGACGCTGCGGCGGCTGCGCGGCGGCACCGTGTCCCTGCTCATGCAGGATCCGTTCACGCTGCTCAACCCGCTGCGCAAGGCGGGCAGGCAGATCGCCGACGGCCTGCCGCCCGGCGCCGGCCGCGAGGCCGAGGTGACCAGGCTGCTGGCCGAGGTGGGGCTCGGGGCCGAGGTGGCGGGGCGGTACCCGTTCCAGCTCTCGGGCGGGATGCGGCAGCGCGTCGGGCTCGCGGCGGCGCTCGCGGCCGGGCCCCGGATCCTCGTCGCCGACGAGCCGACCACCGCGCTGGACGCCACCACCCAGCGGGATGTGCTGGCGCTCATCCGGCGGGTCCAGCGGGCGAGGGACATGACGTTCCTGCTGATCACGCACGATCTGCGGGTGGCGTTCTCGATGTGCGACCGGGTCGTCGTCATGTACGCCGGGCGGGTCGTGGAGGTCGGCACGGCGGCGGAGCTGCGGGCGGAGCCGCGGCACCCGTACACGCGGGCGCTGCTGGCCGCCGAGCCGCCCGCCGACCGGCGCCTGGCGGTGCTGCCCTCGGTGCCCGGGTCCGTGCCCGCGCACGACGCGGTGGCGGGGCGGTGCGGGTTCGCCGACCGGTGCGCGTACGCCGAGGCCCAGTGCCGCGCCGGCACCCCCGAGCTTCGTGGTGGCGGGAGGTTGTCGGCGTGCGTGCGTGCCGGCGAGCTGCCCGCCGCGCCGCCGGCGCCGCCGGCCGTCACCGCGCCCGTGCGGGCCTCCGCCGCCCCGGTGCTCGACGTGCGCGACCTGCGCAAGACCTACCGCGGCGCGACCGGGCCCGCGCTGGCCGGGGTCGGCCTGACCGTCGCCCCCGGCGAGATCGTGGCCGTCGTCGGCGAGTCGGGGTCCGGCAAGACCACGCTGGCCCGCTGCGTGACCGGGCTGGAACGGCCCGACTCCGGCACGATCCTGCTCGGCGGCGAGGACTGCTCCGACTACACCCGCATGTCCCGCCAGGCGGTACGCCGTGCCCGCCGTACCGTCCAGATGATCTTCCAGGACCCGTACTCGACCCTCAACCCCGCCCGCACCGTGCGCGCCACCCTCAAGGAGGCCCTGGAGGCCGACGGCCGCCCGCCGGACGTGGCGGGGCTGCTGGAGCTGGTGGGCCTCGACCCCGCGCTGGCAGCGATGCGGCCCGCGGGCCTGTCGGGCGGCGAGCGGCAGCGGGTCGCCATCGCCCGCGCCGTCGCGGGCGAGCCGAGGCTGCTGGTCTGCGACGAGCCCGTGTCGGCGCTGGACGTGTCGGTGCAGGCCCAGGTACTGACCCTGCTCGCCGGGCTGCGCGAGCGGCTGTCGATGGGCCTGCTGTTCATCACCCACGACCTGGCCGTGGTCCGGCAGCTCGCCGACCGGCTCTACGTGCTGCGGGCCGGGGAGTGCGTGGAGAGCGGCGAGGTGGCGCGCGTGCTCGACGACCCGTCCCACGCCTACACGCGCGAGCTGCTGGCCAGCGTCCCCGACGGCTCCCGGGCCTGGCCCTAG
- a CDS encoding ABC transporter permease, whose product MRRPPYVALAVLALAGVAAAFSPWLVPGATAQDLMTGITGPGPGHPLGTDDLGRDVLQLLVAGARTALPGALAVAAGSMLIGNLIGLAAGYFGGWVDTLAMRWADLMFSLPALLVAIVVAGVLGGGYMLAIAVLVVLFAPTDTRAVRGAVLEQRHRPYVEAALLKNLSSWRIMTRHIWPNVASVSLAGAFVNFAYALVSLASLSFLGLGVPAGSPDWGRTLADNRTQLLANPWAVIAPGLAVIATAVALNVVGDWLHERVERRGRAR is encoded by the coding sequence ATGAGACGGCCACCGTACGTCGCGCTGGCCGTGCTCGCGCTCGCCGGCGTGGCCGCGGCGTTCTCGCCCTGGCTGGTGCCCGGCGCCACCGCGCAGGACCTCATGACCGGCATCACCGGGCCGGGCCCCGGACACCCGCTGGGCACCGACGACCTGGGCCGCGACGTGCTGCAACTGCTGGTCGCCGGGGCGCGCACGGCCCTGCCGGGCGCGCTGGCCGTGGCCGCCGGTTCGATGCTGATCGGGAACCTGATCGGGCTGGCCGCCGGCTACTTCGGCGGCTGGGTGGACACCCTGGCCATGCGCTGGGCCGACCTGATGTTCTCGCTGCCCGCGCTGCTGGTCGCGATCGTCGTGGCGGGCGTGCTCGGCGGCGGGTACATGCTGGCCATCGCCGTGCTGGTGGTGCTGTTCGCGCCGACGGACACGCGGGCCGTGCGCGGCGCCGTGCTGGAGCAGCGCCACCGCCCCTACGTCGAGGCCGCCCTGCTCAAGAACCTCTCCTCCTGGCGGATCATGACCAGGCACATCTGGCCGAACGTGGCCTCCGTCAGCCTCGCCGGGGCGTTCGTGAACTTCGCGTACGCGCTGGTCTCGCTGGCGTCGCTGTCGTTCCTCGGCCTCGGCGTGCCCGCCGGGTCGCCCGACTGGGGGCGGACGCTGGCCGACAACCGTACGCAACTGCTGGCCAACCCGTGGGCCGTGATCGCCCCCGGCCTGGCCGTCATCGCCACCGCCGTCGCGCTCAACGTCGTGGGCGACTGGCTGCACGAGCGCGTCGAGCGGCGCGGAAGGGCACGCTGA
- a CDS encoding ABC transporter permease — protein MRFLLRRLAGTAVVVLLLSIGVFCLLYVAPGSIQQTLLGTRPATPDTIAAIQARYHLNDPVAVQYLRWLGGVLTGDLGTSIRTGAPVADMLGRRLPLTLALVGYGTLLAALAGLPLGVLGALRRGRIADRLVVTAGVVGLSAPPFAVGLLLLVVFALWLGWFPVYGTGGLWHLTLPAAALAAGAVGMLVRFSRAALVRELEQDYVVFARARGLGGPLVLYYAARNSLVPVLTATGLVVTGMLAGTVLVEVTFALPGMGSLLVDSVTFKDVPVVQALALLLTLLIAAVNLLVDVGYSLVDPRVRL, from the coding sequence GTGAGGTTCCTGCTGCGCAGGCTCGCGGGCACCGCCGTCGTCGTGCTGCTGCTGTCGATCGGCGTGTTCTGCCTGCTGTACGTGGCCCCGGGATCCATCCAGCAGACCCTGCTCGGCACCCGCCCCGCCACCCCCGACACCATCGCCGCCATCCAGGCCCGCTACCACCTGAACGACCCCGTCGCCGTCCAGTACCTGCGCTGGCTCGGCGGCGTGCTCACCGGCGACCTGGGCACCTCGATCAGGACGGGCGCGCCCGTCGCCGACATGCTCGGCCGGCGACTGCCGCTCACGCTGGCCCTGGTCGGCTACGGCACGCTGCTGGCCGCGCTGGCCGGCCTGCCGCTCGGCGTGCTCGGGGCGCTGCGGCGCGGCCGGATCGCCGACCGGCTGGTGGTCACCGCGGGGGTGGTGGGGCTGAGCGCGCCGCCGTTCGCGGTGGGGCTGCTGCTGCTCGTGGTGTTCGCGCTGTGGCTCGGCTGGTTCCCCGTCTACGGCACCGGCGGGCTGTGGCACCTCACGCTGCCCGCCGCCGCGCTGGCGGCCGGGGCGGTGGGCATGCTCGTCAGGTTCAGCAGGGCCGCGCTGGTGCGGGAGCTGGAGCAGGACTACGTCGTCTTCGCCCGCGCCCGAGGGCTCGGCGGGCCGCTCGTGCTGTACTACGCCGCCCGCAACTCCCTGGTGCCCGTGCTCACCGCCACCGGGCTGGTCGTGACCGGGATGCTGGCGGGGACGGTGCTGGTGGAGGTCACGTTCGCGCTGCCGGGCATGGGGTCGCTGCTGGTGGACTCGGTGACCTTCAAGGACGTGCCCGTCGTGCAGGCCCTCGCGCTGCTCCTCACGCTGCTCATCGCCGCCGTCAACCTGCTGGTGGACGTCGGCTACTCGCTCGTCGACCCCCGGGTACGGCTATGA